From the Quercus lobata isolate SW786 chromosome 6, ValleyOak3.0 Primary Assembly, whole genome shotgun sequence genome, one window contains:
- the LOC115994744 gene encoding ethylene receptor 2-like, giving the protein MSKALASGLLISLLIMSVSAADNGFPRCNCEDEGSLWSIESILECQKVGDFLIAVAYFSIPIELLYFVSCSNVPFKWVLFQFISFIVLCGLTHLLNGWTYGPHPFQLMLALTVFKILTALVSCATAITLITLIPLLLKVKVREFMLKKKTWDLGREVGIIMKQKEAGLHVRMLTQEIRKSLDRHTILYTTLNELSETLGLQNCAVWMPNENKTEMNLTHEAYERRNHSDSYNCSIPITVPDVVRIKGSDEVNILSPDSALAAASSGETGEPGPVAAIRMPMLRVSNFKGGTPEMRQACYAILVLVLPSGQPRSWSSQEIEIIKVVADQVAVALSHAALLEESQLMREKLAERNRALQQEKMNAMMASQARNSFQKVMSDGMRRPMHSILGLLSMMQDENMSSDQQTIVDTMVRTSTVLSTLINDVMDNSRKDSGRFPLEMRSFHLHAMIREAACLAKCLCVYKGFGFAIEVEKTLPDHVMGDERRVFQVILHMVGNLLNGNNGGGFVIFRVFKESRSQGRNDQRWSAWRHGSSDGDVYVRFEIGINNNGSQSEGAISVAQPVGRRYTSDGLEESLSFSICKKLVQLMQGNIRLVPSPQGLAQSMALVLRFQLRPSIAIAISEPGESSEQPPSNSLFRGLQVLLADDDDVNRAVTRKLLEKLGCTVTAVSSGFECLGAIGPSGSSIQIILLDLHMPDLDGFDVAARLRQFRSRSWPLIVALTASADEDVWERCMHIGINGIIRKPVLLQGIANELRRVLIQANKVV; this is encoded by the exons ATGTCAAAGGCATTGGCATCTGGGCTGTTGATTTCACTTCTTATTATGTCAGTATCTGCAGCCGATAACGGATTTCCCCGATGTAACTGTGAGGATGAGGGTAGCTTGTGGAGTATTGAGAGCATTCTCGAGTGTCAGAAAGTGGGTGATTTCTTGATTGCTGTGGCCTACTTCTCGATACCCATTGAGCTGCTTTACTTTGTTAGCTGCTCAAACGTCCCGTTCAAATGGGTTCTCTTTCAGTTCATTTCATTCATTGTACTGTGTGGATTGACCCACTTGCTCAATGGCTGGACTTATGGTCCACACCCATTTCAGCTAATGCTGGCTCTCACGGTCTTCAAGATTCTCACTGCTTTGGTCTCATGTGCCACTGCTATCACACTCATCACTCTCATCCCTTTGCTTCTCAAAGTCAAGGTGAGGGAATTCAtgttgaagaagaagacttGGGATCTAGGACGAGAGGTTGGAATTATTATGAAACAAAAAGAAGCTGGGTTGCATGTTCGGATGCTTACTCAAGAGATTCGGAAATCCCTTGATAGACATACAATTTTGTACACAACCCTAAACGAGCTATCTGAGACACTGGGTTTGCAGAACTGTGCAGTTTGGATGCCTAATGAGAATAAAACAGAGATGAACTTGACCCACGAGGCTTATGAGAGGCGGAATCATTCAGATTCATATAATTGTTCTATACCAATTACTGTTCCAGATGTTGTAAGGATCAAGGGGAGCGATGAAGTGAATATCCTTAGCCCTGACTCAGCACTTGCCGCTGCAAGCAGTGGAGAGACAGGTGAGCCAGGACCAGTAGCTGCAATTCGAATGCCAATGCTTCGGGTTTCCAATTTCAAAGGGGGAACTCCTGAGATGAGACAGGCTTGTTATGCAATATTAGTTTTGGTTCTTCCAAGTGGACAACCTAGATCTTGGAGCAGCCAGGAAATTGAGATTATTAAGGTAGTTGCTGATCAGGTGGCTGTGGCTCTTTCCCATGCTGCTCTTCTTGAAGAGTCACAGCTCATGAGAGAGAAATTGGCCGAGCGAAATCGAGCCTTGCAACAGGAAAAAATGAATGCTATGATGGCAAGCCAGGCAAGAAATTCCTTTCAAAAGGTAATGAGTGATGGGATGAGGAGGCCAATGCACTCAATTTTGGGTTTGCTTTCAATGATGCAGGATGAGAATATGAGTAGCGATCAACAAACCATTGTGGACACAATGGTGAGGACCAGCACTGTTCTATCAACCCTGATAAATGATGTGATGGACAATTCTAGGAAAGATAGTGGAAGATTTCCATTAGAGATGAGATCATTTCACTTACATGCCATGATAAGAGAAGCAGCTTGCCTAGCTAAGTGCTTGTGTGTTTATAAAGGCTTTGGTTTTGCAATTGAGGTTGAGAAGACACTGCCTGATCATGTAATGGGTGATGAAAGAAGGGTTTTTCAGGTGATTCTGCATATGGTTGGGAACCTGTTGAATGGAAACAATGGAGGGGGTTTTGTAATTTTCCGGGTTTTCAAAGAGAGTCGAAGTCAGGGAAGGAATGATCAAAGATGGTCAGCCTGGAGGCATGGCTCTTCTGATGGGGATGTATATGTTAGATTTGAGATTGGGATAAACAATAATGGTTCTCAATCGGAGGGTGCAATTTCTGTTGCACAGCCTGTTGGTAGGAGATACACCAGCGACGGCCTTGAGGAAAGCTTGAGCTTCAGCATTTGCAAAAAACTAGTACAG TTAATGCAAGGTAACATACGACTTGTCCCTAGTCCTCAAGGTCTTGCTCAAAGCATGGCACTTGTTCTTCGCTTCCAACTCCGACCATCCATTGCAATAGCAATCTCAGAACCTGGAGAATCTTCAGAGCAGCCACCTTCTAACTCTCTTTTCAGAGGCTTACAAGTTTTATTAGCTGATGATGATGACGTGAACAGGGCTGTGACACGAAAGTTGCTTGAAAAGCTAGGTTGCACAGTTACTGCCGTATCTTCTGGATTTGAATGCCTTGGTGCTATTGGCCCTTCAGGTTCTTCTATCCAAATCATTCTTTTAGATCTTCACATGCCCGATTTGGATGGGTTTGATGTTGCAGCAAGACTTCGACAGTTTCGTAGCCGTAGTTGGCCACTGATTGTTGCCTTAACAGCTAGTGCTGATGAAgatgtgtgggaaagatgtatGCATATTGGAATTAATGGAATCATTCGGAAACCTGTTCTGTTGCAAGGTATTGCAAATGAGCTTAGAAGAGTCCTGATTCAAGCAAACAAGGTTGTATGA